The segment ggtataaTGACCCTAtgggacatttttttaaatttttatataaaagcgattatatacttttttttttacaaaaattttaagatcctGAAAAATGCAAAGTACAGCAGTGCATAATCCCTCTCGTGTCTCTTTCTgtactttgtttgttttacgTTATCTTTATCTCtcttcgtgattttttttaaagatttttgcaaCATTAGAAgctcttcttttatttatcattgaaACGAGTAATTCGCAAGAGGATTAATCTGTCTTTAAATTAGACAAAGTTTTTACGGAAAAATGGCAATAAATCATGTAACTTTAAAAATGCACACTTTTCACTGACGTCTACCTTTTATGGCAATTACGATAGCTTCGATAAGtcgaaaagtgcaaaaatagATAATTTCTACAAGACTCAGAAGCGAGATGCCCATGAAAAGTCCCAACAATCCGCCacaatttgcaataaaatctgAATAATTATATGGAACAATTCGTTTGTAGGACAAAAACTGCGATTTTTCAAAGTTGAATttcaatataatgaaaaaagctTGTTTAGCATCAACGAATGCCGAAAAATTTGATGGCATCTCGATATCTGTATCTGTTTTCGATGATCCGTAGGCAACGTTCTCGCTCTTTTGCTTCTCGCTCTTCGATTCTCTAGCAAAATACTTGACACTGTTGCATCGATCAAAACAATTACATTTGTACGGAACGCCAGATTcttctacattttttaacaCAGTTGCAACGGTATTgccgttaaaaataaaattaatccaatAACTCGAACAATTGTATTCAGTAATGCTGCAAATTGGGGTTCCAGGGTATCGGGGCATCCAATATTTAACACATTTGCATTCACCCAAAGTGATGTTGGTAAGACACTCAAGTTCACAATtcgattttgaataaattttgaaaaatttcaagtttcgtTCTCCATCAAAGTAGCAATTTCTTTCATCTGGCGGGATAGAAAGTCGCAATTCAAGCGGCGTTTTTATCATTTCCGGCATAATAACAATCGATGGTGAACTAAAAGGATCCGAATAACTTAAAACATTCCCGTCATCCCATGGAAAGTCGTATGGATGATGCACAAAAACTCTAATGTTGCTTAAACATTGTCCTGAATTAAAACTATGAAATTTAGCAACTAATCTAATGCCCGATGTGAAAACTCGACGAGGCCACGAACTATTTCTGTCAGGTGCCAAAGTTGCGTTTTTCGATTGTAACCAGTTTCTGGATTCCATAAGAAGGCTTTATTCCTGCctcttttcaaaagaattgtCACATTTTGTCGCACGATTTCACGTTTTTGCAACATATTAAAAGTCATGCAAATTCCATAACGAGTaacaattttacgaaatttctcATGACAGGACCATCCACTCAAACCGACGACGGTACCGTGacattttgacataaatttcGTTGAATTGACGGAAAACATTTTCTCGGCAGTTTCAAGCATGGAACTTGATTTTCGGAATTGGTTAACATAATCTCTtactttatcaaattttttttcgggaaatttTCCTAATCTCATGTCATCCAGACAAACGTCACTTGCGAAATCGAATAAATCCAAAAGCTCTTCGTCCATTTCGAGTAGTTCTTGATCTAGAAAGTCGTCGTAATTCAACTGCGTTTGGTTTTCGTTAGAGATGAATCTGCCACAAATAGTTATTGCGGGAAAAGGAATTTCTCcaattgaagtaaatttttcttcgacaGCGATTATAAAGGGAGTTTCTTTCCATTTTGTGTAGATGGCGGAAATTTGGATTATGCAAATGATGAGTGAGATGACGAAGACGATAAGCCACCAAAGtctgtattgaaaaaaaaaaatgaaaattttttcatcaaaaagtcCCAATTGTAAttgagcaaaataatttttgacagttttggtatcacggaaaaaatttaaattcattctaCCTCTCagaatttaacataaaaccaaaatttaaaaaatagactatttaataataattcatgtttatatttttattgcattgttTAGACGTTaacattcaaaaaacaatatttaaaaaaaaaattatgaaaaatttagaaatttttttttaaattatttttttttttaattaactctccaagaatgaaaatcaaaaaaatatatattaaaagatGAATGTGTATtagaaatttaactaaataattatttttttttggtttatttttaatttttcaagtttaaatttccaaaaaattttttttttctttaaaaagtttgtttaagaaatcatttttacaaattgaaaaatatttttcatttattttttttaaaatttgttaattgttTCTTGAAACTATTTTTGTAAGCTATTCAAAgatattacattaaaatttttatttaacggtatatttaataaaatttagtcttttaaaataaataatttcaaaaaattagttcacttaaaaattttttttttcttaatttttgaaacctgtcaattaattaaaacgaattaaaatcaaattttattttcaaaaattttagattttttcatatttcaacagtatgaaatttttcgtgcacttattttttttttttaaattaaaattataattcttaTACTCACTTTTCATACCAAGGCCTTGTCCCAATATACTTCACTCCATGAATGGTACtggagttaaaaaaatcatccacaattttgcaaaaaacacttttttgatCGCGAGTTTCCACTGGCAGGACTGCCATGTTTGCCAATTTTCACTTGACTGGTTTATAATTGCAAATGAATCAATcctttatatacatttttcttaaattttgctaATTAGTATCACACCTACTTAATTTTCcagattataataataattaaaattctaaaaattactcaTGAGAGCAATAAAAACATTGCGTCTAGACAAGGACAATTCACATGTCACAGATGGTTAATCTaattatctaaatatttttaaaggttttgttttagaaaattaaattttgtaaccaGAAGCTCTTTTTTCACTGACTTCTACCTTTTATGGCAATTACGATAGCTTCGATAAGtcgaaaagtgcaaaaatagATAATTTCCACGAGACTCAGAATTGAGATGCCCATGAAAAGTCCCAACAATCCGCCgcaatttgcaataaaatctgGAACTTCATACGGAACGATTCGTTTATAGGACAAAAACTGTGATTCTTCAAATTGGATTTTGAATGAGGTGTTGTAAAcgttcatgaaattttcatcaacaaaTGCCGAAAATATTGGCGGTACCACGCTATATGGAAAAAGTGTCTGATTGCTTGCTCTGGAAGATTCGAAAATAACACTTCCATTTCCCGTATAAATAAgcggaatttttttatcttgttcttcgtcgtcgtcattgaaTGAACCATGGCTCTGGAGCTTAATGGCGGAATACGTGACACTGTTGCATCGTTCAAGGCAGTTACATTTGTACGGaatgtcatatttttcaagaatttcccTCGCAGTTGTCGCGATATTGATGTTTAAGTAACGAAGAGCGAGAAAATTCGAACATTTGTGCTGAGAAATTCCACAAATTGGGGTGTCAGGGTGACGAGGCATCCAAAATTGAACACATTTGCATTGATCCAGAGTGATGTTGGTCAGGCACTCAAGTTCACAATtcgattttgaataaattttgaagaatgtCAAGTTTCGTTCTCCATCAAAGAAGCAATTTCTCTTGTCTGGAGAAATAGAATCTCGCATATCTAGCGAAGTCTTCATTATTTTCGGCGTAACAATAATTGGTTGAACAACATTAAAAAGAGTCATACTAGTCTTCGCATTCCATGGAAAGTCGTGTGGATGATGCACAAAAACTCGAGTGTCGCTCAAACATTGCCCcgaataaaaacttttgaacttAGCTACAAATTCTCGGCTCACTGTGAAAGTTCGATGAGGAAACGCTTGTTTTTCGcccttttgataaaattggatttttagaTTCGTAACCAGTTTCGGGATTCCAGCCATGCGTTTCACTTTTGCCTTCTTCCAAAAAAATCGTGACATTTTCTCGCACAATTTCACGTTTTTGCAGCATATTAAAAGTCATGCAAATCCCATAACGAGTAACAACTTTGACAAACGCCCGATGACAGCGCCATCCTCCGGGCGATTCAATACCGCGACATTTTGACATGAAATCGCTCGAATCAacggaaaacattttttcaacggTTTTAAGCATGGAGCTTGAGGTTCGGTTttcaaaatctttcaaaatttttttcttcattggaGAATATAGGTTATCCAAACAAACGTCACTTGCGAATTCaaataaatccaaaatatCTTCGTCCATTTCAGTGATTTCAGTTTCTGGATATTGAAAAGCGTCATAATTAAGTTGAGTTTGATTGTCGTTGAAAATGAATCTGCCACAAATGGTGATTGCGGGAAAAGGAATTTCTCCGACTGAAGTGAAGGTTTCGTCGAATGTGATGATAACGGGAGTTAGCTTCCATTTTGTGTAGATGGCAGAAATTTGGTAAATGCAGATGCAAAGTGATATGATGAAGACGATGAGCCACCAAAGTCTGAAacaggaaatttttagaaaaattaaaaaaaaataattctaaaattaaaagagataaaattatttctgatatttttcaataaaaatttaaattttgtcattttcttaaattacaCGGTCCAACAAatcatttcgaaaaatttttaacaattctgAAACCTATTGGAGTTGATAGaggactaaaaaatattcgatacgtttttttttttgtttggctgTAGcaggtcaaattattttttcatgaatttttgaaaaaggttTAATTTGCTCCTCATGTCatttcgatttttgtcaaaattttcaaatttttgattggatTGTGCTTGTTTGAGTTCCTAATAATTATATCAGTCATTTCAAGCACTTTAGGAAAAGAACTGAGTGAGatttagagaaaaagagaaaattggcaaaattaattaattaaataataaaaattaaaacatacgttttttgaaaagcttcgaatttcttataaaaaaattatcaaaaatgacttaaatAGGTAATTATTAGAAGCATAAATAAGCACattctaatcaaaaaatttgaaaactttgacCAAAATCGAGATGCCATGAGGAGCAAAATGACTctccttcaaaatttttaaaaaatcataaaaaaaaaataatttgacctgCTAcaggcaaacaaaaaaatacgtatagaatattttttagtcctTTATCAACTCCAATAGGTTTtagaattgttaaaaaatttgttggacCGTGTTacttaattatattttctttaaaaaaatttaattattgcattaaaaaataaattcaaatgaatttaaactaaacttggcacaaaaaataaatttaaatcttttaattttatctaaaaattcataaaaaattgttttaaatgtttttttttatttttttttttaattattgtaaatgcaatttttcgtacatttaattgaaaaaaaaattactttaaattttgacacctgctttattttatttaaaattttatactcaCTTTTCATGCCAAGGCCTCGTTCCAATATACTTCACTCCGTGAATGGTACTggagtcaaaaaaatcattcacagTTTCacgaaaaacactttttttctcacgagTTTCTACTGGAACAACTGTCATGTTTGCCAATTTTTACTTGACTGccaattttcaaatgaaatactcctttatatatatttttttaaatttgctacTTATCATCAAACTTacgtaattttacaaaattataataattaaaataataaaaattactcatgGGAGCACCAAAAACATCACGCCCAGGCAAGGATgacttcaaatttaattttaataaaaaatgtcacagaggataaatttattttttttttatttttcaaaagttttttaaagaaagagtTCAACTAAggcttaaaatattaaattttataattttttttttaagtttttcgttTACTGACTTCTATCTTTTTTTACACTTACGATAGCTTCAACGAGtcgaaaagtgcaaaaatagATAATTTCCACGAAACTCAAGAGCGATATGCCCATAAAAAGTCCCAACAATCCGCCACAATTCGcaataaaatctgaaatttcgTACGGCGCAATCCTCTTAAAGGACAAAATCTTAGATTTTTCGAATTGAACTTTGAACGAAATATTATAAGCGgatttttcatcaacaaaTGGCGAAAAAGTTGATGGCATCACGCTATTTATGGAAAATGGAACTCCAGACTCCAAAGTAACAGCTCCAGTTCCCGTATAAATTGGCGGAActtcttcctcttcttcttcgtcgtcgtcgttgaacTTTTTCGTCTCGCTCTGCGGGTCTTTAGCGGAATACGTGACACTGTTGCATCGTTCAAGGCAATTACATTTATAGGGAATGTCGtatttttcgagaatttttctCGCAGTTGTCGCGATATTGATGTTCAAATAACGAAGAGCGAGAAAATTCGAACATTTGTGATGAGAAATGCCACAAATTGGGGTGTCAGGGTGTCGAGGCATCCAAAATTGAACACATTTGCATTGATCCAAAGTGATGTTGGTCAGACATTCGAGTTCACAATtcgattttgaataaattttgaaaaatttcaagtttcgtTCTCCATCAAAGAAGCAATTTCTCTTGTCCGGCGTAAGAGAATCCCTTAATCCAAGTGAGGTTTTCATCATTTCCGGCGTAACTAAAATCGATGGAGTCTTAAATTGATCAGGGTAGCTCAAGGCAGTCTCCGCATCCCATGGAAAGTCGTATGGATGATGCACAAAAACTCGAGTGTTGCTCAAACATTGCCCcgaataaaaacttttgactttgGCAACTAATTTTCGGCCAACAGTAAAAGTTCGATGAGGAAACGCTCGTTTTTCGCCCTTTtctaaaattggatttttcgaTTCGTAACCAGTTTCGGGATTCCAGCCATGCGTTTCACTCTTGCcttcttccaaaaaaattgtgacattttctcgcacaatttgatttttttgcaacatatTAAAAGTCATGCAAATCCCATAACGAGtcacaatttttacaaacGCCCGATGACAGCGCCATCCTCCGGGAGATTCAATGCCGCGACATTTTGACATGAAATCGCTCGAATCAacggaaaacattttttcgacAGTTTCTAATCATTGAAGTCGAAGTTcggttttcataatttttaaaaattatttttttcatcgcagATTTTTGATCTTCCAAGCAAACGTCGCTTGCGAAttcaaataaatctaaaagttCGTTGTCGATTAAAGTTGATTCTGGATCACGGAAAGCGTTGTAGTTGAATTGCGTTTGGTTGTCGTTGAAGATGAATCTGCCACAAAAAGTAATTGCGGGAAAGGGAATTTCGCCGATTGGAGTGAAGTTTTCGTCGATAGTGATGATAACGGGAGTTAGCTTCCATTTTGTGTAAATAGCGAAAATTTGGTAAATGCAAATCAGGATTGAGATGGAAAAGACAATGAGCCACCAAAGTctgtaatgaaaaaagttagattatttttctaattttatgatctaaaatttaaaaaaaaatttttgattgttaaaatttgacagctgtcaatttttaagatatttttaaacaatttttttgacatttaaaaaaatttttttttcaatttgatttgaacttttttcattaaaaaattttaaaacaactttttcacttaaataaaaaaaaattaataattaattttaatatttttttgacagctgtcatctgtcaaaatatttcaaataaaataaatgtcaaaattttatttaaaattattaattaaagaaaattaaatagaattttaaatatttaaaatttttttttaaaattatttttttttttattttttattaatatttaaaaaaaaattgacaaatgtcatctcaactgtcaaaaataaaaatttaaaaaaaaataaatttaaaataaaaaaaataaatttaaaaattatttttattatattttaattaaattttttatcaaaaaattaaatttataaattaaataaaaatttttaaaaaataattaaaaatcaattaaattaattatttaattaaataaaattaattaaaatttaataaattaatttttattatatattaattaaattttttataaaaaaatttata is part of the Culicoides brevitarsis isolate CSIRO-B50_1 chromosome 3, AGI_CSIRO_Cbre_v1, whole genome shotgun sequence genome and harbors:
- the LOC134833289 gene encoding pickpocket protein 28-like yields the protein MAVLPVETRDQKSVFCKIVDDFFNSSTIHGVKYIGTRPWYEKLWWLIVFVISLIICIIQISAIYTKWKETPFIIAVEEKFTSIGEIPFPAITICGRFISNENQTQLNYDDFLDQELLEMDEELLDLFDFASDVCLDDMRLGKFPEKKFDKVRDYVNQFRKSSSMLETAEKMFSVNSTKFMSKCHGTVVGLSGWSCHEKFRKIVTRYGICMTFNMLQKREIVRQNVTILLKRGRNKAFLWNPETGYNRKTQLCFNSGQCLSNIRVFVHHPYDFPWDDGNVLSYSDPFSSPSIVIMPEMIKTPLELRLSIPPDERNCYFDGERNLKFFKIYSKSNCELECLTNITLGECKCVKYWMPRYPGTPICSITEYNCSSYWINFIFNGNTVATVLKNVEESGVPYKCNCFDRCNSVKYFARESKSEKQKSENVAYGSSKTDTDIEMPSNFSAFVDAKQAFFIILKFNFEKSQFLSYKRIVPYNYSDFIANCGGLLGLFMGISLLSLVEIIYFCTFRLIEAIVIAIKGRRQ
- the LOC134833290 gene encoding pickpocket protein 28-like, whose product is MTVVPVETREKKSVFRETVNDFFDSSTIHGVKYIGTRPWHEKLWWLIVFIISLCICIYQISAIYTKWKLTPVIITFDETFTSVGEIPFPAITICGRFIFNDNQTQLNYDAFQYPETEITEMDEDILDLFEFASDVCLDNLYSPMKKKILKDFENRTSSSMLKTVEKMFSVDSSDFMSKCRGIESPGGWRCHRAFVKVVTRYGICMTFNMLQKREIVRENVTIFLEEGKSETHGWNPETVSREFVAKFKSFYSGQCLSDTRVFVHHPHDFPWNAKTSMTLFNVVQPIIVTPKIMKTSLDMRDSISPDKRNCFFDGERNLTFFKIYSKSNCELECLTNITLDQCKCVQFWMPRHPDTPICGISQHKCSNFLALRYLNINIATTAREILEKYDIPYKCNCLERCNSVTYSAIKLQSHGSFNDDDEEQDKKIPLIYTGNGSVIFESSRASNQTLFPYSVVPPIFSAFVDENFMNVYNTSFKIQFEESQFLSYKRIVPYEVPDFIANCGGLLGLFMGISILSLVEIIYFCTFRLIEAIVIAIKGRSQ
- the LOC134833295 gene encoding pickpocket protein 28-like → MADVSVDNRKEKSIFRAIVDEFFDSSTIHGVKYIGTRPLHEKLWWLIVFSISILICIYQIFAIYTKWKLTPVIITIDENFTPIGEIPFPAITFCGRFIFNDNQTQFNYNAFQTVEKMFSVDSSDFMSKCRGIESPGGWRCHRAFVKIVTRYGICMTFNMLQKNQIVRENVTIFLEEGKSETHGWNPETGYESKNPILEKGEKRAFPHRTFTVGRKLVAKVKSFYSGQCLSNTRVFVHHPYDFPWDAETALSYPDQFKTPSILVTPEMMKTSLGLRDSLTPDKRNCFFDGERNLKFFKIYSKSNCELECLTNITLDQCKCVQFWMPRHPDTPICGISHHKCSNFLALRYLNINIATTARKILEKYDIPYKCNCLERCNSVTYSAKDPQSETKKFNDDDEEEEEEVPPIYTGTGAVTLESGVPFSINSVMPSTFSPFVDEKSAYNISFKVQFEKSKILSFKRIAPYEISDFIANCGGLLGLFMGISLLSFVEIIYFCTFRLVEAIVSVKKDRSQ